A portion of the Candidatus Tectomicrobia bacterium genome contains these proteins:
- a CDS encoding selenoprotein B glycine/betaine/sarcosine/D-proline reductase, with product MARFGDLSEAEIAHLQSLDMPVFAGRPWMTGPPLSQRRIAIVSTAGLHLPGEPTFAPGSGDYRIIPRTSPSGQLQMSHISSNFDRSGYQQDVNVVFPIDRLMELEGRGEVGSAADFHYSFMGATPPERMEASARELADLLKKDGVNGVILCPV from the coding sequence ATGGCCCGGTTCGGTGACCTGAGCGAGGCGGAAATCGCCCATCTGCAGAGCCTGGACATGCCCGTTTTCGCGGGCAGGCCCTGGATGACGGGCCCTCCCCTTTCCCAAAGGCGAATCGCCATCGTTTCCACGGCGGGCCTGCACCTTCCCGGCGAGCCCACCTTCGCTCCCGGTTCGGGCGACTACCGCATCATCCCCCGGACTTCGCCTTCCGGGCAACTTCAAATGAGCCATATATCGAGCAACTTCGATCGGTCCGGGTACCAGCAGGACGTGAACGTGGTGTTTCCCATCGACCGCCTGATGGAGCTCGAGGGCCGCGGCGAGGTGGGCTCCGCGGCCGACTTCCATTATTCGTTCATGGGGGCGACCCCGCCCGAGCGGATGGAGGCCTCCGCGCGCGAGCTGGCGGACCTCCTGAAGAAGGACGGCGTGAATGGCGTCATCCTCTGTCCCGTCTGA
- a CDS encoding sigma-70 family RNA polymerase sigma factor codes for MLISDRRCFEEEALRHLDSVYRGALRLARDPVEADDLVQEVYLKALRFFHQFEPGSNCRAWLFRILRNTYINQYRHRSKLPPHEDLVDAEGALQEFGLESFHSAGKGPEAEVIRKLTFEQLDQALNRLPGKFRQILILSEVEGFSYKEIAKIEGCPLGTVMSRLWRARRMLQQCLAPLNQPLPKNSPKNSCALQAIQAK; via the coding sequence ATGCTGATCTCGGACCGGCGCTGTTTCGAGGAAGAAGCCCTCCGGCATCTGGATTCCGTCTACCGGGGCGCCCTGCGGCTTGCCCGCGATCCCGTTGAAGCCGATGACTTGGTCCAGGAGGTCTACCTCAAGGCGCTGCGCTTCTTCCATCAGTTCGAGCCGGGGAGCAACTGCCGGGCCTGGCTCTTCCGGATTCTGCGCAACACCTACATCAACCAGTACCGCCACCGGTCCAAGCTTCCGCCTCACGAGGACCTGGTGGATGCCGAGGGAGCCTTGCAAGAATTCGGGCTGGAGAGCTTCCATTCGGCGGGGAAAGGCCCCGAGGCCGAGGTCATCCGCAAGCTGACCTTCGAGCAGCTCGATCAGGCCCTGAATCGGCTCCCGGGAAAATTCCGCCAGATCCTGATCCTCTCCGAGGTGGAGGGCTTCTCCTACAAGGAGATCGCAAAAATCGAGGGATGCCCTCTGGGGACGGTGATGAGCCGCCTGTGGCGGGCGAGGCGGATGCTTCAGCAATGCCTCGCCCCATTGAACCAACCACTTCCGAAGAATTCGCCGAAAAATTCGTGCGCGCTTCAGGCGATTCAGGCGAAATAA
- a CDS encoding zf-HC2 domain-containing protein yields the protein MFRYLLRRMFGTPGRGRVLPCREVTPLLSQFLDKELGPEMTKKLRSHLEVCSACRKFMESLEKTSQILRWDPSTPIPEEAAREMMENLRAEYLHALKELDEKKHG from the coding sequence ATGTTCAGGTATCTGCTGAGGAGGATGTTCGGTACGCCAGGGCGGGGGAGGGTCCTCCCCTGCCGGGAGGTCACCCCCCTCCTCTCGCAGTTCCTGGACAAGGAACTCGGTCCCGAGATGACGAAAAAGCTCCGCTCCCACCTGGAGGTATGCTCCGCCTGCCGAAAATTCATGGAGTCCCTCGAGAAGACCTCTCAGATCCTCCGGTGGGATCCTTCCACCCCCATCCCGGAGGAAGCGGCCCGGGAGATGATGGAAAACCTCCGGGCGGAATACCTCCACGCCCTCAAGGAACTGGACGAGAAAAAGCACGGATAG
- a CDS encoding sigma-70 family RNA polymerase sigma factor, with protein MGEPAESQEAPLLSRLRAGDTQAFESLVRENQGPLYNLLARLTGDPDEALDLVQETFLRAFRGMASFRGESAVKTWLHRIAMNVFLNERRGPRRETVDVQTLEELSPGWWDRWSGRMPDPEQLAIRREESRRLGGIIARLPEEYRAVLLLRDREEYSAHEVAEMLEISESAVKSRLHRARMYVRKEFLKKAGK; from the coding sequence ATGGGCGAGCCAGCAGAATCGCAGGAAGCCCCTCTTCTTTCGCGCCTGCGGGCGGGCGATACCCAGGCTTTCGAGTCCCTGGTCCGGGAGAATCAAGGGCCGCTTTACAACCTCCTGGCGCGCCTGACGGGCGATCCGGACGAGGCCCTGGACCTGGTTCAGGAGACCTTCCTCAGGGCGTTCCGGGGGATGGCCTCGTTCCGCGGGGAATCGGCGGTGAAAACCTGGCTCCACCGGATCGCAATGAACGTATTCTTGAACGAAAGGCGCGGCCCCCGCCGTGAGACGGTGGATGTCCAGACCCTCGAAGAGCTTTCCCCCGGCTGGTGGGACCGGTGGAGCGGGCGCATGCCGGATCCGGAACAGCTGGCTATCCGCCGCGAGGAGAGCCGGAGACTCGGGGGGATCATCGCCCGCCTCCCCGAAGAATACCGCGCGGTCCTTCTGCTGCGCGACCGCGAAGAATACAGCGCGCACGAGGTGGCGGAGATGCTGGAGATATCGGAATCGGCCGTGAAGAGCCGCCTTCACAGGGCGCGAATGTACGTGCGGAAAGAGTTCCTGAAGAAAGCCGGGAAATGA
- a CDS encoding MFS transporter: MSPAQVAYADLPPAYHRWKWRVLIAYFAFYSFNYLGRFNFSLVQPAVIEDMAVTQAETGWVNSGMFWGFALGGLAWGRIAERAGFRRVILLGALGTALLNVLASYAGTVAGLFALWAAAGFMSSAAWSPGLGLITQWWPRQERGRAIGAASAAAGTALLMVWMVAPWVASAWGWRAALRWPPLALALAGVLFYPAVRDRPSEAGFPEYAEPSEVSRAAEEASEAGGRGLGAYLLLLGNWRFQIACHVRGLDTLARYGMVSWVPVYYAQMGGFDLKGMALVTFAYPVGLMLGPLAGGFLSDRIFKGNRSPVIVAASLASASAIAGVALSPAHSAPLAAFFLITGGFAINLAPVPALAVDLAGRRLAGTAAGLLSFHGYAYAAAQAWIFGWLSLAPNGWLWVFLLMAATRLVSAAAIRRVRA, translated from the coding sequence GTGAGCCCCGCGCAGGTCGCCTACGCCGACCTCCCCCCCGCCTACCACCGCTGGAAGTGGCGCGTCCTCATCGCCTACTTCGCCTTCTACTCCTTCAACTACCTGGGGCGGTTCAACTTCAGCCTGGTGCAGCCCGCCGTCATCGAGGACATGGCCGTTACCCAGGCCGAGACGGGCTGGGTCAACTCGGGCATGTTCTGGGGCTTCGCCCTGGGCGGATTGGCGTGGGGGCGCATCGCCGAGCGCGCGGGCTTCCGCCGCGTCATCCTCCTGGGGGCCCTGGGGACGGCCCTGCTGAACGTCCTGGCCAGCTACGCCGGGACGGTCGCGGGCCTATTCGCCCTATGGGCCGCGGCCGGCTTCATGAGCTCGGCCGCCTGGTCCCCCGGCCTGGGCCTCATCACCCAGTGGTGGCCCCGGCAGGAGCGCGGGCGCGCCATCGGCGCGGCGAGCGCCGCCGCGGGGACGGCCCTCCTCATGGTCTGGATGGTGGCGCCCTGGGTGGCCTCGGCCTGGGGCTGGCGGGCCGCCCTGCGCTGGCCGCCCCTGGCCCTCGCGCTGGCGGGGGTGCTCTTCTACCCCGCCGTCCGCGACCGGCCCTCCGAGGCGGGGTTCCCCGAGTACGCCGAGCCCTCCGAGGTTTCGCGCGCCGCCGAGGAGGCCTCCGAGGCGGGCGGGCGCGGCCTCGGCGCCTACCTCCTGCTCCTGGGGAACTGGCGCTTCCAGATCGCCTGCCACGTGCGGGGACTCGACACCCTGGCGCGCTACGGCATGGTTTCCTGGGTGCCGGTCTACTACGCCCAGATGGGGGGCTTCGACCTCAAGGGCATGGCCCTCGTGACCTTCGCCTACCCGGTGGGGCTCATGCTGGGCCCCCTCGCCGGGGGCTTCCTCTCGGACCGCATCTTCAAGGGCAACCGATCCCCCGTCATCGTGGCGGCCTCCCTGGCCAGCGCCTCGGCCATCGCGGGGGTGGCGCTGAGCCCGGCGCACTCGGCGCCCCTGGCCGCCTTCTTCCTCATCACGGGGGGGTTCGCCATCAACCTGGCGCCCGTGCCCGCCCTGGCGGTGGACCTGGCGGGGCGGCGGCTCGCCGGGACGGCGGCGGGCCTCCTCTCGTTCCACGGATACGCCTATGCGGCGGCCCAGGCCTGGATCTTCGGGTGGCTCTCGCTCGCCCCGAACGGCTGGCTCTGGGTCTTCCTCCTCATGGCCGCGACGCGGCTCGTCTCGGCGGCGGCGATACGGCGGGTGCGGGCGTGA
- a CDS encoding MFS transporter: MTTPAASPLPGQQVDYGELPALYHRWKWRVLVAFCLFYVTNYLGRFNFSLVQAAVIEDLGITRADTGWINSWMFWGFALGDLVHGRLGEKIGFRNLILAGAVGTSVFNVLASFGDTIPSLAVPWALVGFVNASAWGPGLGIVAQWWPRRDRGKAIGWVGTSAGIALLVVWAVTPWVAAHWGWRAALRYPPLLLTVTGVLFYLSVRDKPAELGLPEYREADQVSRDAEASGGASENGLRAYLHLLGNWRFFIACHVKGLDNVVRYGIVSWAPVYYAQVGGFTLQEMGWLTFAYPLGYLFGPIAGGILSDRFFHSNRTPVIVISAAISAAATLGIALSPASSIPLAVILLMVGGFFVNMTPIQALAVDLAGRRLAGTAAGVLDAHGYIYGALQAWLFGWLSLAAPNGWMWVFLAMSATRIISAAAIWRVKA; encoded by the coding sequence ATGACCACCCCCGCCGCCTCCCCCCTCCCGGGCCAGCAGGTGGACTACGGGGAGCTCCCGGCCCTCTATCATCGCTGGAAGTGGCGGGTGCTCGTGGCTTTCTGCCTCTTCTACGTCACGAACTACCTCGGGCGCTTCAACTTCAGCCTGGTCCAGGCCGCCGTCATCGAGGACCTGGGCATCACCCGGGCCGACACCGGCTGGATCAACTCCTGGATGTTCTGGGGCTTCGCCCTAGGCGACCTCGTGCACGGGCGCCTCGGGGAGAAGATCGGCTTCCGCAACCTCATCCTCGCGGGCGCGGTGGGGACCAGCGTCTTCAACGTCCTGGCCAGCTTCGGGGACACCATCCCCTCCCTCGCCGTCCCCTGGGCCCTCGTGGGCTTCGTGAACGCCTCGGCATGGGGGCCGGGGCTGGGCATCGTGGCCCAGTGGTGGCCGAGGCGCGACCGCGGGAAGGCCATCGGCTGGGTGGGGACCTCGGCCGGGATCGCCCTGCTGGTGGTCTGGGCGGTGACGCCCTGGGTGGCGGCCCACTGGGGCTGGCGGGCGGCGCTGCGCTACCCGCCGCTCCTGCTCACGGTGACGGGCGTCCTCTTCTACCTCAGCGTGCGCGACAAGCCCGCCGAGCTGGGCCTGCCCGAGTACCGCGAAGCCGATCAGGTCTCCCGCGACGCCGAGGCCTCGGGCGGCGCGAGCGAGAACGGCCTCCGCGCCTACCTCCACCTTCTGGGCAACTGGCGCTTCTTCATCGCCTGCCACGTGAAGGGGCTCGACAACGTGGTGCGCTATGGCATCGTCTCCTGGGCGCCCGTCTACTACGCCCAGGTGGGGGGCTTCACCCTCCAGGAGATGGGCTGGCTCACCTTCGCCTACCCGCTCGGCTACCTCTTCGGGCCCATCGCCGGGGGCATCCTCTCGGACCGCTTCTTCCACAGCAACCGCACCCCCGTCATCGTCATCAGCGCCGCCATCAGCGCGGCCGCCACCCTGGGCATCGCCCTCAGCCCCGCGTCGAGCATCCCGCTGGCGGTGATCCTCCTCATGGTGGGGGGCTTCTTCGTGAATATGACCCCCATCCAGGCCCTCGCCGTGGACTTGGCCGGGAGGCGCCTCGCCGGGACCGCCGCGGGTGTCCTCGACGCCCACGGCTACATCTACGGGGCGCTGCAGGCCTGGCTCTTCGGCTGGCTCTCCCTGGCCGCCCCGAACGGCTGGATGTGGGTCTTCCTCGCCATGTCCGCGACGCGGATCATCTCGGCGGCGGCCATCTGGCGGGTGAAGGCGTAG
- a CDS encoding ATP-binding protein, whose protein sequence is MSILDRLKTAAEDPEQKKPEAPAATAAPAPPAAPAPPAGSAPAAAPSLLKPREPQAAPPGKDGKEAPAGDYDPLSLGEPRSVEDLGIRPDFLMPHVLKTVAILDTFTVNEAAEQLCLPVKITNDLLEEWRNLKCMEVASAAGYASTTRRYVMTSEGRNRAREYMRLSGYMGAIPVPMTTYVKMVQKQTVLGVQVNIESLRKALSHLVVSDRLFKPLGPAVNSGRTIFLYGPPGNGKTAIAVALSSLLGGAIAIPKAIEVDGFVVRLYDPSVHRLDEGPQPEDKRWLRCKRPVVVVGGELTLQTMELQMDPHSGTYEAPPHVKSNNGIFILDDFGRQLVRPRDLLNRWIVPLENRVDFLTLHTGNKVQMPFDQLVIFSTNINPKDLLDEAFMRRLCHKLFIGPLDREGFRENFERSCKGKGIEFREDVYNDLIKEVYEARKRPFTACHPRDLLDHLIDLAKFEEKTPEMTKDLLLRACESYFVGFEEGDAAFATSAGVSDLLK, encoded by the coding sequence ATGAGCATCCTCGACCGGCTCAAGACCGCGGCCGAAGACCCCGAGCAGAAGAAGCCCGAGGCGCCCGCCGCCACCGCCGCGCCCGCCCCGCCGGCGGCTCCCGCCCCGCCCGCCGGATCCGCTCCGGCCGCGGCGCCGAGCCTCCTCAAGCCCCGGGAGCCCCAGGCGGCGCCCCCGGGCAAGGACGGCAAGGAGGCCCCCGCCGGGGACTACGACCCCCTCAGCCTGGGCGAGCCCCGCAGCGTGGAGGACCTGGGCATCCGCCCGGACTTCCTCATGCCCCACGTCCTCAAGACGGTGGCCATCCTCGACACCTTCACGGTGAACGAGGCGGCGGAGCAGCTCTGCCTCCCCGTCAAGATCACGAACGACCTGCTGGAGGAGTGGCGCAACCTCAAGTGCATGGAGGTGGCCTCCGCGGCCGGCTACGCCTCGACCACCCGGCGCTACGTGATGACGAGCGAGGGCCGCAACCGCGCCCGCGAGTACATGCGCCTGAGCGGCTACATGGGCGCCATCCCCGTCCCCATGACCACCTACGTCAAGATGGTCCAGAAGCAGACGGTGCTGGGCGTGCAGGTGAACATCGAGTCGCTCCGGAAGGCCCTCTCCCACCTCGTGGTGAGCGACCGGCTCTTCAAGCCGCTGGGGCCCGCCGTGAACTCGGGGCGCACCATCTTCCTCTACGGCCCCCCGGGGAACGGGAAGACCGCCATCGCGGTGGCCCTCTCCTCCCTGCTCGGCGGGGCCATCGCCATCCCCAAGGCCATCGAGGTGGACGGCTTCGTCGTCCGGCTCTACGACCCCTCGGTCCACCGCCTGGACGAGGGCCCCCAGCCCGAGGACAAGCGCTGGCTGCGCTGCAAGCGCCCCGTCGTGGTCGTGGGCGGCGAGCTCACGCTCCAGACCATGGAACTCCAGATGGACCCGCACTCGGGCACCTACGAGGCCCCGCCCCACGTGAAGTCGAACAACGGCATCTTCATCCTGGACGACTTCGGGCGCCAGCTCGTGCGGCCGCGCGACCTCCTCAACCGCTGGATCGTGCCCCTCGAGAACCGGGTGGACTTCCTCACCCTCCACACGGGCAACAAGGTGCAGATGCCCTTCGACCAGCTCGTCATCTTCAGCACGAACATCAACCCGAAGGACCTCCTCGACGAGGCCTTCATGCGCCGGCTCTGCCACAAGCTCTTCATCGGGCCCCTGGACCGAGAGGGCTTCCGCGAGAACTTCGAGCGCAGCTGCAAGGGCAAGGGCATCGAATTCCGCGAGGACGTCTACAACGACCTCATCAAGGAGGTCTACGAGGCGCGGAAGCGGCCCTTCACCGCCTGCCACCCCCGCGACCTGCTCGACCACCTGATCGACCTGGCCAAGTTCGAGGAGAAGACGCCCGAGATGACGAAGGACCTCCTCCTCAGGGCCTGCGAGAGCTACTTCGTGGGCTTCGAGGAGGGGGACGCCGCCTTCGCCACCTCGGCCGGCGTGTCGGATTTGCTGAAATAG
- a CDS encoding tyrosine--tRNA ligase: protein MTFLQDLQARGLVHDFTDQPEFRQALEAGGMTLYCGFDPTSDSLHVGSLMPIAGLMRFQRAGHRPIALVGGATGMIGDPSGKSEERNLLGRAALERNVEGIRAQLGRFLDFGAGRAKLVNNADWLARMSLVDFLRDVGKHFTVAYMEAKESVKARVAGAGISYTEFSYMLLQACDFLHLHDAEGCALQIGGSDQWGNITAGIELIRRVRGKPAFGLTFPLITTSDGRKFGKTEAGNVWLDPARTSPYRFYQYWMQTADPDVGRFLKYFSFMSVEEIEEIEHVHLAAPEKREGQRRLAREMTSLAHGEEAARSAAKASMILFGGELEGIREGDLLAAAEEMPRTERGGALPLPLVDALVETQLSSSKGMARKDIQGGGVYVNNRRIGEEGAALSRNDLLFGKYVLLRKGKKNYHLVQFRQP from the coding sequence ATGACCTTCCTTCAAGACCTCCAGGCGCGGGGCCTGGTGCACGACTTCACGGACCAGCCCGAGTTCCGCCAGGCGCTCGAGGCCGGGGGGATGACCCTCTACTGCGGCTTCGACCCCACCTCGGACAGCCTCCACGTCGGGAGCCTCATGCCCATCGCGGGCCTCATGCGCTTCCAGCGGGCGGGCCACCGCCCCATCGCCCTGGTGGGGGGAGCGACGGGAATGATCGGCGACCCCTCGGGCAAGAGCGAGGAGCGCAACCTCCTCGGCCGCGCGGCGCTGGAGCGGAACGTCGAGGGCATCCGGGCCCAGCTCGGGCGCTTCCTCGACTTCGGCGCGGGCAGAGCCAAGCTCGTCAACAACGCCGACTGGCTGGCGCGGATGAGCCTCGTGGACTTCCTGCGGGACGTGGGCAAGCACTTCACCGTGGCCTATATGGAGGCGAAGGAGTCGGTCAAGGCGCGCGTCGCGGGGGCGGGCATCTCCTACACCGAGTTCAGCTACATGCTCCTCCAGGCCTGCGACTTCCTCCACCTCCACGACGCCGAGGGCTGCGCCCTCCAGATCGGGGGCTCGGACCAGTGGGGGAACATCACGGCCGGCATCGAGCTCATCCGCCGGGTGCGGGGGAAGCCCGCCTTCGGCCTCACCTTCCCCCTCATCACCACCTCGGACGGCCGCAAGTTCGGGAAGACCGAGGCGGGGAACGTCTGGCTCGACCCGGCCCGCACCAGCCCCTACCGCTTCTACCAGTACTGGATGCAGACGGCGGACCCGGATGTGGGCCGCTTCCTCAAGTATTTCTCCTTCATGTCCGTTGAGGAGATCGAGGAGATCGAGCACGTCCACCTGGCCGCGCCCGAGAAGCGCGAGGGCCAGCGGCGCCTCGCGCGCGAGATGACCTCGCTGGCGCATGGAGAGGAAGCCGCCCGGAGCGCCGCGAAGGCGTCCATGATCCTCTTCGGCGGGGAGCTCGAGGGCATCCGGGAGGGGGACCTCCTGGCCGCCGCCGAGGAGATGCCCCGGACGGAGCGCGGGGGCGCCCTCCCCCTTCCCCTGGTGGACGCCCTGGTCGAGACCCAGCTGTCTTCCTCGAAGGGGATGGCGCGGAAGGACATCCAGGGCGGGGGCGTCTACGTGAACAACCGCCGCATCGGGGAAGAAGGCGCGGCGCTGTCTCGGAATGACCTCCTCTTCGGCAAATACGTCCTTTTGCGGAAGGGGAAAAAGAACTATCATCTGGTGCAATTCCGGCAACCCTAG
- a CDS encoding AAA family ATPase, which translates to MHLDAKDAARAVEVQGVTLHLSQPTDPSQEWIGQREVLRQLQACWLVVAEEDLPLAPRIVGPPGIGKTTLAMAAARERGQELYIFQCTADTRPEDLLVTPVLSEGGKIAYHASPLVTAMLRGGVCVLDEGNRMSEKSWASLAPLLDHRRYVESIVAGITVGARDEFRCCVTMNEDASTYEVPDYILSRLQPTLEVEFPQREDELAILQYHLPFAPAEMLALTVDFLQEAHALDLDYSPRDGLHILQYALKRMAQDPKHPLGQDEAWRESLVKVLGDEALDLRGLARRRRQALGEELPPMDFGDYLFGGESPLNPGRDR; encoded by the coding sequence TTGCACCTAGACGCCAAGGACGCCGCCCGGGCCGTAGAAGTCCAGGGCGTGACGCTCCACCTGAGCCAGCCCACCGACCCCAGCCAGGAGTGGATCGGCCAGCGGGAGGTCCTCCGCCAGCTCCAGGCCTGCTGGCTCGTGGTGGCCGAGGAGGATTTGCCCCTGGCCCCCCGCATCGTGGGCCCCCCGGGCATCGGGAAGACCACCCTCGCCATGGCCGCCGCGCGGGAGCGGGGGCAGGAGCTCTACATCTTCCAGTGCACGGCCGACACCCGGCCCGAGGACCTCCTCGTCACCCCCGTCCTCTCCGAGGGGGGGAAGATCGCCTACCACGCCTCCCCTCTCGTCACCGCCATGCTGCGGGGCGGGGTGTGCGTGCTGGACGAGGGGAACCGCATGAGCGAGAAGAGCTGGGCCTCCCTCGCGCCGCTCCTGGACCACCGGCGCTACGTCGAGTCCATCGTGGCGGGCATCACCGTGGGCGCCCGGGACGAGTTCCGCTGCTGCGTCACCATGAACGAGGACGCCTCGACCTACGAGGTGCCCGACTACATCCTCTCCCGCCTCCAGCCCACCCTCGAGGTGGAGTTCCCGCAGCGCGAGGACGAGCTGGCCATCCTCCAGTACCACTTGCCCTTCGCCCCGGCCGAGATGCTCGCGCTCACGGTGGACTTCCTCCAGGAGGCCCACGCCTTGGACCTCGACTACTCCCCCCGGGACGGCCTCCACATCCTCCAGTACGCCTTGAAGCGCATGGCCCAGGACCCCAAGCACCCCCTCGGGCAGGACGAGGCCTGGCGCGAGTCGCTGGTCAAGGTGCTGGGGGACGAGGCGCTCGACCTCCGCGGCCTCGCCCGCCGCCGCCGGCAGGCCCTCGGCGAGGAGCTGCCCCCCATGGACTTCGGGGACTACCTCTTCGGCGGGGAGAGCCCCCTGAACCCGGGCCGCGATCGCTGA